A DNA window from Daucus carota subsp. sativus chromosome 3, DH1 v3.0, whole genome shotgun sequence contains the following coding sequences:
- the LOC108213700 gene encoding uncharacterized protein LOC108213700: MTTFYHEEQPNGSKRCKYITSTLKDAFTGCHTFRARLSSSPGPQQDEDDDEQEMFVSAVLSRYMESKARRKGSLALESCSWAFDPSTGEFSIAPKTIKQKEEDSVQVTAETEDFYSVCSCFSYCSNTATNMEAFVSVRSNLSECSSLSHEGYLEWPRRSIILEFCHCEGWPFGLCRRALLLPPLPKSPSESWLWCKSNSARMV; encoded by the exons ATGACCACATTTTATCATGAGGAGCAGCCAAATGGTTCCAAAAGGTGCAAATACATTACTTCAACCCTCAAGGATGCATTCACCGGTTGCCATACCTTCCGCGCAAGGCTTTCTTCGTCTCCAGGCCCTCAacaagatgaagatgatgacgaACAAGAA ATGTTTGTCTCTGCAGTTTTAAGTAGATACATGGAGTCTAAAGCGCGGCGTAAAGGGAGCCTTGCATTGGAGAGCTGTAGCTGGGCGTTTGATCCCTCAACAGGAGAATTTTCCATAGCCCCAAAGACAATCAAACAAAAGGAGGAGGACAGTGTTCAAGTCACCGCAGAAACTGAAGACTTCTATTCAGTCTGCAGCTGTTTCTCTTACTGTTCAAATACTGCTACTAACATGGAAGCATTTGTATCTGTAAGGTCTAATCTTTCTGAGTGCTCGAGTTTAAGCCATGAGGGGTACCTTGAATGGCCACGAAGGTCGATTATTCTGGAGTTCTGCCATTGTGAAGGGTGGCCATTTGGGTTGTGTAGGAGGGCATTACTGCTTCCTCCATTGCCTAAATCTCCCTCGGAGTCTTGGTTATGGTGCAAAAGCAACTCTGCTAGAATGGTCTAG
- the LOC108210590 gene encoding COP9 signalosome complex subunit 3, with amino-acid sequence MNLNMNSAESIVAQIQALSTTPRDISQLHTFLKQSDDLIRSESTRLASSLTQLDPSIHSLGFLYILDACTSGPAAKEQASEHVLTIARFVNACSTEQIRLAPEKFVSICKRLKDEVMMLAAPIRGIAPMLTAIRKLQSSTEHLTTLHPDFLLLCLSAKCYKKGLSILEDDIYEVDQPRDLLLYGYYGGMICIGQKRFRKALELLHNVVTAPLSNMSAITIEAYKKYILVSLIHLGQFNATVPKYASTVAQRNLKNFTQPYLELAVSYGTGKVTELETCIRQHREKFQNDNNFGLVRQVVSSIYKRNIQRLTQTYLTLSLEGIANSVQLNSPKEAEMHVLQMIQDGEIYATINQKDGMVRFLEDPEQYKSCAMIERIDSSIERMMTLSKKLTAADELMSCDPAYLSRVGKERAPRLDFDDYDPVPQKFTM; translated from the exons atgaaCCTAAACATGAACTCGGCCGAGTCGATCGTGGCTCAAATCCAAGCCCTATCCACCACTCCTCGAGACATCTCTCAACTTCACACTTTTCTCAAGCAATCTGATGATCTGATTCGCTCCGAGTCAACTCGCTTGGCTTCTTCACTCACTCAACTCGATCCCTCTATCCACTCTCTTGGTTTCCTTTACATTCT GGATGCCTGCACTTCAGGTCCTGCAGCAAAAGAGCAAGCTAGTGAACATGTTCTCACTATTGCAAGATTTGTTAATGCTTGCTCCACTGAGCAGATTCGTCTGGCGCCTGAGAAGT TTGTATCTATATGTAAAAGGTTGAAGGACGAGGTGATGATGCTTGCAGCTCCCATACGAGGGATCGCTCCTATGCTGACTGCTATTAGGAAGCTTCAATCATCTACAGAACATTTAACCACTTTACATCCCGactttcttcttctttgtttATCGGCTAAATGCTATAAAAAAGGTTTATCGATTTTGGAAGACGACATATATGAAGTTGATCAGCCAAGAGACCTCCTCCTTTACGGCTATTACGG GGGGATGATTTGCATTGGTCAGAAGCGCTTTCGCAAGGCATTGGAGCTCCTAcacaat GTTGTAACTGCTCCTTTGTCCAATATGAGCGCTATAACTATTGAGGCATACAAAAAGTATATACTGGTTTCACTCATTCACCTGGGGCAG TTCAATGCCACCGTCCCTAAGTATGCTTCTACAGTGGCTCAAAGGAATCTGAAAAATTTTACTCAG CCTTATCTTGAACTGGCAGTTAGTTATGGTACTGGAAAAGTTACAGAATTAGAGACATGCATTCGGCAACACAGGGAGAAGTTTCAAAAT GACAACAATTTTGGGTTGGTGAGGCAGGTTGTATCATCCATATACAAGAGAAATATTCAGAGATTGACTCAGACATACTTGACCCTCTCCCTTGAAGGCATAGCCAACAGTGTGCAACTGAATAGCCCCAAGGAGGCCGAAATGCATGTTCTTCAAATG ATCCAAGATGGTGAAATATATGCAACAATTAACCAGAAGGATGGAATGGTTAGATTTCTGGAGGATCCTGAGCAATATAAATCATGTGCAATGATTGAGCGAATCGACTCGTCAATCGAAAG GATGATGACATTATCTAAGAAGCTCACTGCTGCAGATGAACTCATGTCATGTGATCCTGCGTACCTGTCGAGG GTTGGGAAGGAGCGAGCGCCAAGGCTTGACTTTGATGATTATGATCCTGTTCCTCAAAAGTTTACCATGTGA
- the LOC108214523 gene encoding B2 protein, with protein MENMSSYWQLGEELRGLKVSEEHKWMMAASKLAEQTRSKVERRNNLDLSKGLVETRPRDNNFGFQEENKFESLNFNMLNLDSKMNDTVGRSPVRNGIYNMNVGYQKNNFNTVVNVNGTKHNGGNQHKEANNSNCENGNLNAVDKRFKTLPAAETLPRDEVLGGYIFVCNNDTMQEDLKRQLFGLPPRYRDSVRAITPGLPLFLYNYTTHQLHGIFEASGFGGSNIDATAWEDKKCKGESRFPAQVRIRIRKICKALEEDSFRPVLHHYDGPKFRLELSVPETLDLLDLCEQAGE; from the exons ATGGAGAACATGAGTAGTTATTGGCAATTGGGTGAGGAGCTCCGGGGTCTGAAAGTCTCCGAGGAGCACAAGTGGATGATGGCTGCTTCTAAATTGGCTGAGCAGACTAGGTCCAAGGTTGAGCGTAGGAACAATCTTGATCTTTCTAAAGGACTCGTGGAAACAAGGCCTAGGGATAATAATTTTGGGTTCCAGGAAGAAAACAAGTTCGAGAGTCTCAACTTTAACATGTTAAACTTGGACTCGAAAATGAATGATACTGTTGGAAGGAGTCCTGTTAGGAATGGTATCTACAATATGAATGTTGGCTAtcagaaaaataatttcaaCACTGTTGTTAATGTGAATGGTACCAAGCATAATGGTGGGAATCAGCACAAGGAGGCCAACAACAGCAATTGCGAGAATGGCAATCTGAATGCTGTTGACAAAAGGTTCAAGACCTTGCCTGCTGCAGAGACCCTCCCCCGAGATGAAGTTCTTGGTGGATACATCTTTGTTTGCAATAATGATACTATGCAAGAAGATCTCAAACGTCAGCTATTCG GTTTACCGCCAAGATACAGGGATTCTGTTAGGGCAATTACCCCGGGCTTACCGCTGTTTCTCTACAATTACACCACTCACCAGTTGCATGGTATTTTTGAG GCTTCAGGTTTTGGAGGTTCAAACATCGATGCAACTGCTTGGGAAGATAAAAAGTGTAAAGGTGAATCAAGGTTTCCTGCTCAG GTGAGAATTCGGATCAGAAAGATATGCAAAGCTTTGGAGGAAGATTCGTTTAGGCCTGTCTTGCATCATTATGATGGCCCAAAATTCCGTCTCGAGCTTTCAGTCCCTGAG ACACTAGATTTGCTTGATCTCTGTGAACAAGCTGGAGAGTAG
- the LOC108214524 gene encoding transcription and mRNA export factor ENY2 produces MRHSVNRPPTPDVADDQEREQSLPETINIKMIESGEKERLMELLRERLTECGWKDEMKTLCRAYIKKQGRDNVTLDDLIQVITRKGRASVPASVKAELLQRIQSFLVSAAL; encoded by the exons AT GAGGCACTCAGTGAATCGACCGCCGACGCCTGATGTGGCGGATGATCAAGAAAGAGAGCAGTCGCTTCCGGAGACTATCAACATTAAG ATGATTGAGAGCGGGGAGAAAGAAAGATTGATGGAGCTGCTGAGGGAACGGCTAACTGAATGCGGATGGAAGGATGAGATGAAAACTCTTTGCAG GGCATACATCAAGAAGCAGGGAAGGGATAATGTTACCCTGGATGACCTTATTCAGGTGATCACTCGTAAAGGCAGAG CTTCAGTTCCTGCTTCAGTAAAAGCTGAACTGCTACAAAGAATTCAATCTTTTCTTGTTTCTGCTGCTCTCTGA
- the LOC108214522 gene encoding plastoglobule-localized metallopeptidase 48, chloroplastic isoform X1, with amino-acid sequence MALISFASVSFTSPLINKSQFCGSFPVGIGSARKNRGVKFCRAAASSAVVFPRLDADDFRHPLDKQNTVLLRAIPGLNDIGKAFLGTISEQVMVLENIGTSVLVSENQLSELHHLMVEAAGILKTEAPDLYIRQSPVPNAYTLAVSGRRPFVVVHTSLVELLTRKELQAVLAHELGHLKCDHGVWLTVANILTLGAYSIPGLGGIIAQRLEEQLFRWLRAAELTCDRAALLVVQDPKVVVSVLMKLAGGCPSLADQLNVDAFLEQARSYDKASSSPVGWYIRNAQTSQLSHPLPVLRAREIDEWSRSQDYISLLNSAARINGVQKV; translated from the exons ATGGCTTTGATTTCATTTGCTTCTGTTAGTTTCACTTCACCTTTGATCAACAAGTCTCAGTTTTGTGGTTCATTTCCCGTTGGAATTGGATCAGCGAGAAAAAACCGCGGAGTTAAGTTTTGTAGAGCTGCTGCTTCTTCTGCTGTTGTATTTCCGCGGCTCGATGCAGATGATTTTAGGCATCCACTAGATAAACAG AATACGGTGTTATTGCGAGCAATTCCAGGTCTAAACGATATCGGAAAGGCCTTTTTAG GCACTATATCAGAGCAGGTCATGGTTCTTGAGAATATAGGGACATCAGTTCTTGTTTCAGAGAATCAG CTTTCTGAACTTCATCATTTAATGGTCGAGGCTGCTGGAATACTGAAAACTGAGGCACCTGATCTTTACATTCGTCAAAGTCCTGTACCTAACGCCTATACTCTAGCCGTCAGTGGTAGAAGGCCATTTGTTGTTGTTCATACAAGCCTTGTGGAGCTTTTGACCAGAAAGGAGCTGCAG gCTGTTTTGGCACATGAGTTAGGTCACCTTAAATGTGACCATGGTGTATGGCTGACAGTTGCAAACATTCTTACCCTTGGGGCCTACAGTATTCCTG GGCTTGGTGGAATTATAGCTCAAAGATTGGAAGAACAACTATTCCGTTGGCTCCGAGCAGCAGAGCTTACTTGTGATCGTGCAGCTCTCCTTGTTGTTCAAGACCCAAAG GTTGTCGTCTCTGTACTGATGAAATTAGCTGGGGGCTGCCCATCTTTGGCTGATCAACTAAATGTGGATGCCTTCTTGGAGCAAGCTCGCTCTTATGACAAAGCATCTTCAAGTCCAGTTGGCTGGTATATAAG AAATGCTCAAACAAGTCAACTCTCACACCCACTTCCCGTTTTACGTGCTCGTGAGATTGATGAGTGGTCCAGAAGCCAAGATTATATATCTCTTCTGAACAGTGCAGCTCGGATCAACGGTGTACAGAAAGTATAG
- the LOC108214522 gene encoding plastoglobule-localized metallopeptidase 48, chloroplastic isoform X2: MALISFASVSFTSPLINKSQFCGSFPVGIGSARKNRGVKFCRAAASSAVVFPRLDADDFRHPLDKQNTVLLRAIPGLNDIGKAFLGTISEQVMVLENIGTSVLVSENQLSELHHLMVEAAGILKTEAPDLYIRQSPVPNAYTLAVSGRRPFVVVHTSLVELLTRKELQAVLAHELGHLKCDHGVWLTVANILTLGAYSIPGLGGIIAQRLEEQLFRWLRAAELTCDRAALLVVQDPKRLSSLY; this comes from the exons ATGGCTTTGATTTCATTTGCTTCTGTTAGTTTCACTTCACCTTTGATCAACAAGTCTCAGTTTTGTGGTTCATTTCCCGTTGGAATTGGATCAGCGAGAAAAAACCGCGGAGTTAAGTTTTGTAGAGCTGCTGCTTCTTCTGCTGTTGTATTTCCGCGGCTCGATGCAGATGATTTTAGGCATCCACTAGATAAACAG AATACGGTGTTATTGCGAGCAATTCCAGGTCTAAACGATATCGGAAAGGCCTTTTTAG GCACTATATCAGAGCAGGTCATGGTTCTTGAGAATATAGGGACATCAGTTCTTGTTTCAGAGAATCAG CTTTCTGAACTTCATCATTTAATGGTCGAGGCTGCTGGAATACTGAAAACTGAGGCACCTGATCTTTACATTCGTCAAAGTCCTGTACCTAACGCCTATACTCTAGCCGTCAGTGGTAGAAGGCCATTTGTTGTTGTTCATACAAGCCTTGTGGAGCTTTTGACCAGAAAGGAGCTGCAG gCTGTTTTGGCACATGAGTTAGGTCACCTTAAATGTGACCATGGTGTATGGCTGACAGTTGCAAACATTCTTACCCTTGGGGCCTACAGTATTCCTG GGCTTGGTGGAATTATAGCTCAAAGATTGGAAGAACAACTATTCCGTTGGCTCCGAGCAGCAGAGCTTACTTGTGATCGTGCAGCTCTCCTTGTTGTTCAAGACCCAAAG AGGTTGTCGTCTCTGTACTGA
- the LOC108213223 gene encoding putative F-box protein PP2-B12, which yields MANQGKEEKIDYFYMLPEGCLAHSISYTTPVDACRLRLVASSVRVIADSDAVWERFLPSDYQQLISRAVPDDQGLLHYMLASASKKEFYIFLCDQPLVIDNGALSFSLDKPTAKKCFMIAASELQITWGDSPLYWSWKSDPESRFTKVIELMDVCWFEICGKIDTSLLSPDTAYTTFLVYKASGDLSGFKDQPIEISVGISGEDSMNRIVYLDHSVEVQRGTTTLPRRRGLFHRFRAKQQRPQAAVSQVAENRYPVIRKDGWLEVELAEYYNKDLENTELEISLREVKKLNWKRGLVIQGIEIRPKVVT from the coding sequence ATGGCTAACCAAGGTAAAGAAGAAAAGATTGATTATTTCTACATGTTACCTGAAGGATGTCTAGCACATTCGATCTCCTATACTACACCTGTGGATGCCTGCAGGCTGAGACTAGTAGCTTCGAGTGTCCGTGTGATCGCTGATTCTGATGCTGTTTGGGAGCGATTCCTTCCATCGGATTATCAACAACTCATTTCCAGGGCTGTGCCTGATGATCAGGGACTCCTTCATTATATGCTGGCCTCAGCTTCTAAGAaggaattttatatatttctatgtGATCAGCCTTTGGTCATTGACAACGGTGCTCTGAGCTTTTCCCTGGACAAGCCAACAGCGAAGAAATGTTTTATGATAGCCGCCAGTGAGCTCCAAATAACATGGGGCGACTCTCCTCTGTACTGGAGTTGGAAATCGGATCCCGAATCAAGATTCACAAAGGTTATAGAGCTGATGGATGTTTGTTGGTTTGAAATTTGTGGAAAGATAGACACTTCGTTGTTGTCTCCAGATACCGCTTACACAACATTTCTTGTCTATAAGGCATCAGGAGACCTCTCGGGCTTCAAGGACCAACCAATAGAAATTTCGGTTGGGATCTCTGGCGAAGACAGCATGAACCGCATTGTTTATCTGGATCACAGTGTTGAGGTTCAACGCGGAACTACCACCTTACCTAGGCGAAGGGGTTTGTTCCATAGATTTAGAGCCAAACAACAAAGGCCTCAAGCTGCTGTGTCTCAAGTTGCTGAAAATCGATATCCAGTGATAAGGAAAGACGGATGGTTGGAAGTTGAATTGGCCGAGTACTATAACAAGGACTTGGAGAACACGGAACTGGAGATTAGTTTGAGGGAAGTGAAAAAATTGAACTGGAAAAGGGGTCTCGTTATTCAAGGGATTGAGATCCGGCCTAAGGTAGTAACGTAA
- the LOC108211309 gene encoding uncharacterized protein LOC108211309 produces the protein MTVFGHASGGGKQVVPFDYEAEVSQRLLESAQSSHNASAFDCIADPSVDVNYVGAVWLNVRKAEMICRDESPIEIRFESEKFKTDVTPLFLAVHNGNVALVKRLLSSGADVNQKLFRGFSTTAAVREGHLKILEILLKSGACQLACEEALLEASCYGHATSTALLMGSDLIRPHIAQHALVNACSRGFVNVVDTLIKNGVDANTTSRVLLRSSKPCLHANIDCTALVAAIVSRQVSVVDLLLQAGANTDIEVRLGAWSWDMCTGEEIRVGAGLADPYPISWLAVEFFETSGTILRMLLQHLPLNTRHLGRSLLHHSILCGNTGAAKFILDAGAHIEAPIETFEKADLRPVHLASRVGSSTILQHIIDSGCDLNAPTDDGDTALIICVRYKQEDCLRVLAKAGADFGLVNLAGVSASSLAGSNQWYCGLQRALLDTVKAGRVLRSCKAYVFSPILFVARSGDVQALRAVFEHGEINLDEQDEKGFSAVMITAMEGHVEAFRLLVYAGADVKLSNKSGETAITLSKLSPNYDLLEKVMLEFTLERGNRSGGYFYALHYAARQGDLNAVNLLVGRGYNVNDFDGDGYTPLMWAAREGHTDMCELLIYHGAHCNSKNAKDETALSLARKAGFTRHDVERVILDEISRKLVLTGANVWKHTKEGRGAPHKKVIKMMEPEGLLRWGNSKCRNVRCQDAEVGSSNKFQRLRQSKGDSDRPGLFKVITVKNKEIHFLCEGGLEMAELWVRGIKLVTKESLSCH, from the exons ATGACGGTGTTTGGCCACGCAAGCGGCGGCGGCAAGCAAGTAGTTCCGTTCGACTACGAAGCCGAGGTTTCGCAACGCCTCCTCGAATCAGCTCAATCTAGCCACAATGCCTCTGCGTTTGATTGTATCGCCGATCCGTCGGTAGATGTTAATTACGTCGGCGCTGTGTGGCTCAATGTTCGAAAAGCTGAGATGATTTGTCGCGATGAATCGCCGATTGAGATTCGGTTCGAGTCGGAGAAGTTTAAGACGGACGTCACGCCGTTGTTCCTCGCCGTTCATAACGGAAATGTAGCTCTTGTCAAGAGACTTCTG AGTTCTGGGGCCGATGTAAATCAGAAACTATTCAGGGGCTTTTCGACAACAGCAGCAGTAAGAGAGGGTCACCTTAAGATTTTGGAGATCCTACTTAAATCTGGGGCATGCCAACTGGCTTGTGAGGAGGCTCTCTTAGAGGCTAGCTGCTATGGACATGCAACATCCACAGCACTGCTTATGGGGTCTGATCTAATTCGGCCCCACATTGCCCAACATGCTCTTGTCAATGCATGCAGCAGAGGATTTGTGAATGTCGTCGATACTCTCATTAAG AATGGTGTGGATGCTAACACAACCAGTCGTGTGTTGCTCAGATCATCGAAACCGTGTTTGCATGCAAATATTGATTGCACGGCTCTTGTAGCTGCTATTGTTAGTAGGCAGGTCTCTGTTGTAGATCTGTTGCTACAG GCTGGCGCAAACACAGATATTGAAGTACGATTAGGAGCATGGTCATGGGATATGTGTACAGGTGAAGAGATCAGGGTGGGTGCAGGACTTGCTGATCCCTATCCCATCAGCTGGTTGGCGGTGGAGTTTTTTGAAACTAGTGGGACAATCTTGCGCATGCTGCTCCAACACCTACCCCTTAACACCCGCCACCTTGGAAGAAGTCTCCTCCACCATTCCATTCTCTGTGGAAACACAGGAGCTGCCAAGTTTATTTTAGATGCCGGTGCTCACATAGAAGCCCCGATTGAAACATTTGAGAAGGCCGATTTACGCCCAGTGCACTTAGCTTCTCGTGTTGGATCATCAACTATTCTTCAGCACATCATTGACTCTGGCTGTGATCTTAATGCACCAACAGATGATGGAGACACTGCTCTGATTATATGTGTTAGATATAAGCAGGAAGACTGTCTTCGTGTTTTGGCAAAAGCCGGTGCTGATTTTGGGTTGGTTAATCTAGCTGGCGTATCTGCAAGTTCATTAGCTGGATCAAATCAATGGTACTGTGGTCTCCAACGAGCTCTTCTAGATACAGTGAAGGCTGGAAGGGTTCTCAGGTCGTGCAAAGCTTATGTGTTTTCACCTATCTTGTTTGTAGCTCGGTCTGGTGATGTACAAGCATTGAGAGCTGTTTTTGAACATGGAGAGATTAATTTAGATGAACAGGATGAAAAAGGTTTTTCAGCAGTCATGATTACTGCAATGGAAGGTCATGTTGAAGCCTTTCGTTTACTTGTTTATGCCGGGGCAGATGTAAAGCTTAGCAATAAATCTGGTGAAACAGCAATTACACTTTCAAAGTTGAGTCCCAACTATGATCTATTGGAGAAGGTAATGCTTGAATTTACCCTCGAGAGAGGCAATCGCAGTGGCGGATATTTTTATGCTTTACATTATGCAGCTCGCCAGGGAGACTTAAATGCAGTTAACTTGTTGGTAGGTAGAGGTTACAATGTAAATGATTTTGATGGGGATGGATACACACCTCTAATGTGGGCAGCAAGAGAAGGCCATACAGATATGTGTGAACTTTTGATTTACCACGGAGCACATTGTAATTCTAAGAATGCAAAAGATGAGACAGCACTTTCACTTGCGAGAAAGGCTGGTTTTACACGACATGATGTGGAACGAGTGATACTTGACGAGATTTCTCGCAAGCTGGTCTTGACCGGTGCCAATGTTTGGAAACACACCAAAGAAGGAAGAGGAGCTCCACATAAGAAAGTCATCAAAATGATGGAGCCTGAAGGACTATTGAGGTGGGGCAATTCGAAGTGCAGAAACGTTCGATGCCAAGACGCGGAAGTGGGATCAAGCAATAAATTTCAAAGGCTAAGGCAGAGCAAGGGTGATTCTGATAGACCTGGATTGTTTAAGGTCATAACAGTGAAGAACAAGGAAATACATTTTTTGTGTGAAGGTGGACTTGAGATGGCTGAGTTATGGGTGAGGGGAATTAAGCTTGTTACCAAGGAAAGTTTATCTTGCCACTAG